The Schistocerca gregaria isolate iqSchGreg1 chromosome 4, iqSchGreg1.2, whole genome shotgun sequence genome contains a region encoding:
- the LOC126267985 gene encoding keratin, type I cytoskeletal 10-like, giving the protein MNKYLVVLAGVLVVLALVQGHHEPGHVGDDSTGGGSEGGSSGGVTSRGGGGSDGGSTGGGSGGDHSGHHGGASGHDHHA; this is encoded by the coding sequence GTGGTGCTGGCCGGCGTGCTGGTGGTGTTGGCCCTGGTCCAGGGTCACCACGAGCCGGGACACGTGGGCGACGACAGCACCGGCGGCGGCAGTGAAGGGGGCAGCAGCGGCGGCGTCACCAGCCGCGGGggcggcggcagcgacggcggcagcaccgggggcggcagcggcggcgaccaCTCGGGACACCACGGCGGCGCCAGCGGCCACGACCACCACGCCTAG